In the genome of Spirochaetia bacterium, one region contains:
- a CDS encoding LysR family transcriptional regulator has translation MGLKTKVYLVDDKGNKYMGIGVVWLLEELQKCGSLRAAAADLQLSYSKAYMMVCNLEASLGREVIVRRKGGVSRAGASLTPFGHAFLKRYKQFHEDIKRAERPVFEEFQTDIDQMIGRFEK, from the coding sequence ATGGGACTGAAGACCAAGGTATACTTGGTAGATGACAAAGGTAACAAATACATGGGTATCGGAGTAGTCTGGCTTTTGGAAGAACTCCAGAAGTGCGGGTCACTGCGGGCCGCTGCAGCAGATCTTCAATTGTCATATTCAAAGGCTTATATGATGGTCTGCAACCTTGAAGCATCATTGGGAAGAGAAGTCATTGTGCGTCGTAAAGGCGGTGTGTCGAGGGCAGGAGCCAGTCTGACCCCTTTTGGTCATGCTTTTCTCAAACGTTACAAACAGTTCCATGAAGATATAAAGAGGGCTGAACGGCCTGTATTTGAAGAATTTCAGACAGATATCGACCAGATGATAGGAAGGTTTGAAAAATAA